The following is a genomic window from Rhodococcus sp. SBT000017.
CACGGTCTGGAATACCACCGACAGCACTGTCGTTGTCGAACTCGACGGCGTTCGATCCCAATGCCCCGGGTACCAACCATCAGCCGCTACGAGCGGCCACCTGCCGAGAGGCGCACTGGCGAACACCGTCACCCAGCATCGAAACAGGGGCCACGCATCACAGATGAGTGGCCCCTGTTTCGTTTGAAACGACCCGTCGACGCGGCCACTGCCGCGTCTCCGAAACTTCTCGTCCAGTCATTCGAGTAAATGACTGTTGCCGGAACCGCCGCACCACCCGTGCGTCCAACCGGACATGGACGACGACGAGCGCGCAGCCATCCGATCGGAAGGCCACGACCCCGACCACCCGGCCGTCTCTCACGCCCTCGACCAGGTCAAACACACCCTCCGCCGGTACCGGCACCTCGCCTGGACCTTCACCAAGGACGACCTCGACGGCGTCTCCATTCCTCGCCGAACGAGCTGACCAGCACATTCGACAGTCGAACACCCGTTCGATACGCTGGCGGTAGTTCCTACCGGCACGGCGAAAGGTCGATCCACATGGCCACCGTCGACGCCATCCCCGACCTCACCGGACTCGACAAAGCCACCCAACTCGACGTCCTACGCCGACGGATGGCCACCGTCCCCGGCGGCCGCCGCGACCACGCACCCACCGACCTCCCCACCATCACCGCACCCGAACCAGCGGCACCCACCGCAGGCAGCACGGACTTCGCGGGCGAGGCCGACGGCTCGGAGCCGCTCAACGCGGCTGTACGCGGCAAAACCCTTCGCACCATGCCAGTACCACCACCGCTCGCCGCGCTGCTCCCACGCCGAGCTCTGGCCCGCGGAACCGCCGTCACCGTCACCGGTGCCGGGTCCATGCTCATCGCCCTCGTCGCCGAAGCATCCGCAGCCGGCCACCACGTCGCCCTCATCGGCCAACCACGCCTGAGCCTGCTCGCCGTCCACGAACACGGCGGGGATCTCGCAAAAGTCCACCTCGTCGATCCAGGGGCAGGGGACCCGCTCGACGCTGCCTCGATCTGTCTCGACGGGCTGGATCTGGTCGTCACCACCGTGCACGGCCGAGACGTACCACCCACGCGCGCAAGGGCTTTGCTCGCAAGGAATCGTCGACATGCCAGCATCCTGGTCCTCACGGATGGACACATGCCCGGTACCGATCTCACGATCGCCTCCACCGTCACCGGCTACGGCGGAATCGAGCAGGGGAGAGGGCGCATCAAATCCATCACCCTCGACACCACCGTCCACGGCCGCGGAACACCACACCGCACCGGCCGCTACACACTCACCACCCCCAGCTTCGGCGAGACAGGGCTGCGCTGGACACCCGCACCCGCCGCCGACCTCACCGTCCACCGGCCCGTCGCCGTCGCGCAATGACCACCGACAACGAGGCCGGCATCTTCGATGCCTGGCCCACCACCTTCGAGCCACCCACCCGGCGCATCGTGGACCCGCCAAAATCGGTGAACGTGAATATCGCGCTGGCGATCGGACGATCCGGAGGCGGGCGATTCCGCGACACCACGGCGTTGAAAGTGAGGGCCGAAGGTCTCTAGCCAGTGAAGTGTTGTTGTTGCAAAGCTGTTGCTGGCCATGACGTTACTGACGGCGTCGCTCCGACTACGGACCCTTCGGAGCCAGGCCCTTGTAGGCGGCGTCGCCTACGAACGCTCGCCGAAGTGTGCCGGCATCTCCGCGGAGTTCACCTGCATCGAGCGCTTGGTCGACGGTGAGGGTACCGGCGACGAGGCCGACGACGGTATCGGCCTCGGCCGCCAGAACGGTCTCCGGTCGATGGTCGTCACCGATGCGCGCGCTCGGTCCATCCTCGTCGATACGGAGAACGATGAGCAGGCCCTCCACCTCGAAGCCAACCTCTACGGACGGCGCTGCCGTTCTCCCATTGAGGATGGCAGGCAGGGCAAGAGTCAGCCATCGTGGCCGGAACTCGTCATCGCCCCGCCCGGTAGTCAACAGAGGGATGCCCCACCGCCCCAGAGCCTCCATCGGCTCCTTGAGCTCCCTGCCCCATCGCGTCAGTCCATAGAGGACGCCTGCGTCTCCCAGCACTCGCTCCACAACGCCGGTCTCCTCCATCGTCCGCAGCCGTTCGGCCAGGAGGTTGCTCGCCACGCCCGGCAGGGAGGCTTTCAAGTCGCTGTATCGCAGGGGGCCTGGCAGCAGCTCGCGCACGATCAGGAGGTTCCAACGGTCTCCGACGATGTCGAGCGCGCGTGCCAGCCCGCAGAACTGGCCATAAGATCGACGTGACGCAAGATTGACATTTTCAACCATGATTGATTATATCAAGCGCGGATCACCGTCGCTAGGGGCTGGCCGTGCCCTGGCTATCAGGGAGGTACAGGCATGGAGATCAGCTGGATTGGTGTGCTCCTCGCGTTCGTCGCGGGGATGGTTGTCGCGATGGCCTGGTACTCAAAGGGTGCCATCGCGGACGCCTGGGAGGGGCTCACAGGCATCACGCCGGAGAAGAACAAACCTGTCAGAACGCGGAACCTGATCCTGCTCGCCGTGTCTAACGTCGCGACCACCGTCGGGCTCGCGCTCGCCGTCGGGCTCACATCGGCTGCGACCGGTAACGACTCCGTGTGGATGGCACTGGTGGTTGGGGTCGTCGCCTGGCTGGCACTGTCCGCATCGACCCTTCTTCAGCACAACTCGTTCGAGCAGAAGCCACTGAAGCTGACGACCATCAACACCGGCTATCAGCTGGCACTGTTCCTGGCGATCACGCTGGTGCTGGGACTGTTCTAGTCGTATCGATCCATGACGGGATTGTCACGTCCTAGCGCTGGGGCCGCCCTCGGTCGGAGGTCGGTCGGTTGGATGACGACTTCATCCTGAACGGTCACGCTCCAGCAACAGTGACGGACAGGCGAGAGATCTGAGGGCTTGGCCATGGACACCATTGTCGAAGGGACCTTGTTCGCGTGGGCCCGGACCAGTGTGGGGGATTGGCTTGCGAGCGTGTCGTTTTCGATACCCACGGGCAACAAGAAGGGACGGCTCGACCTCGATCGGCAGTGGGTTCCCGCCGATGCGGTCACACCGATCGCTTAACCGGTCCGGTATTGCGGTACTAGCCGTGTACCGGCATGCTGGTCGCAT
Proteins encoded in this region:
- a CDS encoding helix-turn-helix domain-containing protein translates to MVENVNLASRRSYGQFCGLARALDIVGDRWNLLIVRELLPGPLRYSDLKASLPGVASNLLAERLRTMEETGVVERVLGDAGVLYGLTRWGRELKEPMEALGRWGIPLLTTGRGDDEFRPRWLTLALPAILNGRTAAPSVEVGFEVEGLLIVLRIDEDGPSARIGDDHRPETVLAAEADTVVGLVAGTLTVDQALDAGELRGDAGTLRRAFVGDAAYKGLAPKGP
- a CDS encoding DUF1761 domain-containing protein, which produces MEISWIGVLLAFVAGMVVAMAWYSKGAIADAWEGLTGITPEKNKPVRTRNLILLAVSNVATTVGLALAVGLTSAATGNDSVWMALVVGVVAWLALSASTLLQHNSFEQKPLKLTTINTGYQLALFLAITLVLGLF